In Dermacentor silvarum isolate Dsil-2018 chromosome 10, BIME_Dsil_1.4, whole genome shotgun sequence, the genomic stretch AGTATTCTCCGCCTGGGCTTTGGCGCAGTTCCGTGGAGGCGTGCTTGCGTGTCTGTGAGTATTTCGGTGTGTGAATGCGCCTGGTACGTGTATATGTGTCGGTGCGTCTGCTTTTCTATGCGCGTGTTGGCTTGTTTGTAGATGTATGCATGTTTCTGCCTTTATGTCTCTTTGTACACGCATGGATGAGAAACAACATCAAATGATTAGAGGAAATCACATGCACGCACGCTCATGCAGACACACAGTTCGTCACTGCAAGATTACCATTCGTAGTGTCTGCCATATTAATTTCTTTCATTATTGCTCATGGGTGCTAAGACACTGCACTCAACTGTTCGCAATGTGTCCTCGAGAGCACTATATGAGCGCTCAGAATAGGACTACACACTGTTGAATGCGCTAAATCACTTCCGGCTCTTTCGTGGGCTTACAACTTCTTTCAAAACTACCATTtctactcgattgtaacgcgaggttttttttcagatttttgctacctgtAGTCAATcttcgcgttacaatcgaataccgaaattgaagttgtctaaaaagtgcaatgatgcactcaattttaatgtaatgaaatgtgcgagtgaaagcgcgtgagggatgtgcgctttcacggggagcgaatgcacggcagAGAGCAAGTGCGATAactccgtcgtgcgaaaggcccaGGAGGCCCAGGAGGCACAGGAGGCCCAGGAGGCCCAGGAAGACCAGGAGCCTCAGGAAACCCAGGAGGCCACGGAGGCTACGGTGGCCACGGAGGTGCCGGGGGCCCAGGAAGCCCAGGGGGCCCAGGAGGCCCAGGAGGCGCCGGGGGCTCAGGACTCGCCGGGGGCGCAGGGGGCTACGGGGGCGCAGGAGGCTCCGGGGGCGCAGGAGGCACCGGGGCCGCAGGAGGCCCTGGAGGCCCAGGAGGCGCCGGAGGTCCAGGAAGTGGCGGAGGCCCAGGAGGCCACGGAGGCCCAGGAGGTGACGGAGGCGCCGGAAACCCAGGAGGCGCCCCAGGCCCAGGAGGCGCCGGAGGTCCCGGAAACCCCCCCGGACGTCCAGGGCGCCCCGGACGCCCAGGAGGCCTTATGAGGGGAGGAAAcatttagctgcgacaccaaatgcgtatcttgcgccCGAATGCAAGGGGAGCTGGCGACTGGCGTGCGCTTACCTTCAAATTTTGCGTCGCCTAGCGCTCtgcattcattggcgaaaggttaagtgcaggttttttgttatcgtgcaagttcacggctgcggcatccgacgtgctgtgtctcgtcgtgacgataaatgcggaacgctccgcgaagaaacgtcaagcgatgttcgttcactctccgtaacacagaCTCTGAGTGTCCGATGGAAAGCGAAATTAGTAAGTAacatgttttctaaatgataatgtgtggcaatgttgtcttgtctggtAACAGTTTGATATGAATACGTGGTGTCGCATGGAATCGCTAATGAATCTGTGAAAGGTTTTCACATATGTCTACACATTACGGCTTCGTCTTGGCCATATTATTTTGATCCATTGAAACAAGTTTTGCTTGGTCAATTATATTGGTTGCAATACCTTTAGATGAATAAAAGTGAAGTTTTCTTGTAAGCTTTGTGGAACTGTCActtatttccatcctattcgcaCATCTTTCTAATActcctactggagcaattgctgTCAATACCAGCCTAATTACGATGACactaagacatacgccactcctacACTTTAATGACGAGCTGGCGCTTCAGTTGAGGCTAGTcacaagctcgcctcagccacaaaagaaaaataactgctggcccagcggtcgaaatgccggaccTTGAAGAAagtcaaacattcgcgccaagcaacctaagatcttgacgtcactgccatttctggTAGTGACGTCATTtttacctttttttatttttgcttgctgCTAGTTGTACCCCCGATACGCAGATGGTGATGGTTTCAACGAGCCGCCATTCTCTTggcatgtgggcttctatggaagctacgctaccagtttacatataccttgatTGTGCTTTGCTCGGcagcgggctgtcgcgcgcacggtatcttgaaagtgatctccacacggctcttaattttgtatgcgctgtgctttcatcactcagtttccgttgaaacgatagaccgcatgaactttcgctcgttgcagccgcgcttgctcaagccagcgttatgacagtggtctgcggttatcgagtgtggtctattcattttcgcttgtgcgcgctgacaccatgcttgttcattttgttagtaagcgaatgtgtccacgtttatgcAACAGAAAAAAAccgctatccttactccgtatagctctctactaatttgctattgtaattgctgcttcgccttactggcgaaactgcaactttttcatgcatccggtggtcttGCCTTACTTTAGCGGTTTCCTTTCACGTTTTTCttttgctggacgcaacaaaaGGTCACCCGTTCGCGTAACTTTCACAGTTATATTCTTTTCGTGATGAGCGCAATGAAATGTTactcctcgcgttacaatcgcggtcgcattccaatcgagtaaatacggaaTGATCCTCCCTGTGTACTGCCGGCCAAAATATTGTTTTGGTTACTGCCGCTATCATCTGCCTTCTATTTCTGTGTCCGTTAACATTACCCTTCTCCATTAGGACTCTTCTATGTTGTATAATCAGCATCAATGGCATCATGTGTTTCCCCTCACTCCAAGATATTCTATATACCAGGTCCTTTTTCAACTCATATGTTACACCTTCTCTTACCCCTTCTCGCATGGGTCTACCACCGATCCTCCGCATCACGTACTTGAGCGTTCTATTCTCTTTCTGCTGACTTTCCAGCTCTTCCACGGATACATCAAGTTGCCTTATTACTATATGCGTGCGCAGCTTTTCTTCTTTATCCGTGTTACTGTCGTTACAGTTCCTAGATCTGTTTGACCGGATAGGTCCACTGAGCGACTATGGGTCATCGACTCCTTTCGGTCCTGCTACATTTCCTAAGATCAGGCCATACAGCGGTTCTTCTATGCACCTGGCCGTCACCATGCCTGTAGAGTATGGTGTGAATATATAGATCATAGCCTCCGGGAGGTATCTAACCGAGCTGTCCACGAACATAACTGGTTTCACCTGCCCTGCCATGCTTTTTGGAGCTACCAACTTCTCCTTACAAGCACAGTGTCCACATCCGTGTCTCTTAATACAGtaaccttcttttcttctttacctTCTACCACTGGCATATCTCGGTCTTTACTGTCGACAATGGCTGCACTTACGACCTATAATCTTTCCTTTTCTTCAGACCTGCGAGTTTCGCGAGTTTCACTAGGGCCTATAATCGTTGGAACTTCTCGTGATCTGCGTTTGCATTCCTCAGTTTTGTGTCCGCTCTTGTTACACCTTTCACGATATTTCCGTTCACGTTGTTCATCACGTCCCCCACGACAATGAATTGCCTGATGACTGGGATGGTCACAGAGGAAACATCTCTGCTGTCCCCTGCGCCCATCCATTTGGGGTTTCTCTCTGAGCTCATCTTACTCTGAAGTTGGAACATCTCTAACACCCTTTCCTAAATTTCTCAATAACTGCGCCTTTACAAACTGGTCTGTTTGCTCTGCCATCTCCTTCTCCGCCTGTAGTTTTCTCTCTTTCAGGAATATTGACAAATTACCCACAACTCATCCACAAGTTTGTCGGGAACTCCttgatattgtttttttttcgtttcggacAGCTCTATGTACCTCTGAAAATTGTTTGTCAGACGGCAGGAAAACTGCTTTCCCATTTCTGAATCTTCTAGCTCGCACAGTCGGAACTTTCGTGAAACCCTTCAGCGGTCAACCTGAGCCTCtgcaacaaatgtttttttttactttatcaGTCTAATGATTCTTCCGCTGGCATCCGGCCAAACACACTCAAAGCCTCCCCTAACAAACACACACTCAGGGCGCTGGCCCACTTGCTCTTCTCCTAGCCTTGCCGGACTGCGATACTCTGAAATGAAGGCAAATACGCATCTAGGTCATCCCTTCGCTCATCCAAAGGTGCCATTAGTTTCCTGTGGCAAATTTGTCTCGGTCTGGGAGAAGGTGAGTCGGGTGACACCGAACTTGATATGCTAGTTGCTTCACAGGAACTCGCATTCATTTCCGCTAGCTCGCTCAATCGTCCAGATTTaa encodes the following:
- the LOC119466294 gene encoding PE-PGRS family protein PE_PGRS26-like isoform X3, coding for MARDGSFCGLPALAATVIVLGCLVGPGGTGGPGGPGRPGASGNPGGHGGYGGHGGAGGPGSPGGPGGPGGAGGSGLAGGAGGYGGAGGSGGAGGTGAAGGPGGPGGAGGPGSGGGPGGHGGPGGDGGAGNPGGAPGPGGAGGPGNPPGRPGRPGRPGGLMRGGNI
- the LOC119466294 gene encoding PE-PGRS family protein PE_PGRS26-like isoform X2 gives rise to the protein MARDGSFCGLPALAATVIVLGCLVGPGGPGGTGGPGGPGRPGASGNPGGHGGYGGHGGAGGPGSPGGPGGPGGAGGSGLAGGAGGYGGAGGSGGAGGTGAAGGPGGPGGAGGPGSGGGPGGHGGPGGDGGAGNPGGAPGPGGAGGPGNPPGRPGRPGRPGGLMRGGNI